One window of Ailuropoda melanoleuca isolate Jingjing chromosome 3, ASM200744v2, whole genome shotgun sequence genomic DNA carries:
- the UTP15 gene encoding U3 small nucleolar RNA-associated protein 15 homolog, translating into MAGYKPAAIQTYPVLGEKITQDTLYWNNYKTPVQIKEFGAVSKVDFSPQPPYNYAVTASSRIHIYGRYSQEPIKTFSRFKDTAYCATFRQDGRLLVAGSEDGGVQLFDISGRAPLRQFEGHTKAVHTVDFTADKYHVVSGADDYTVKLWDIPNSKEILTFKEHSDYVRCGCASKLNPDLFVTGSYDHTVKMFDSRTNESVISVEHGQPVESVLLFPSGGLLVSAGGRYVKIWDMLKGGQLLVSLKNHHKTVTCLYLSSSGQRLLSGSLDRKVKVYSTTSYKVVHSFDYAASILSLALAHEDETIVVGMTNGILSVKHRKSEAKKDSLPRRRRPAYRTFIKGKNYMKQRDDILINRPSKKHLELYDRDLKNFRVSKALDRVLEPSCTIKTPEITVSIIKELNRRGVLANALAGRDEKEISRVLNFLIRNLSQPRFAPVLINAAEIIIDIYLPVIGQSPVVDKKFLLLQGLVEKEIDYQRELLETLGMMDMLFATMTRKESTSVLQCTSDGFLENKKMES; encoded by the exons ATGGCTGGTTATAAGCCTGCAGCTATTCAGACATATCCTGTACTTGGTGAAAAAATCACCCAAGACACACTGTACTGGAACAACTATAAG aCCCCTGTTCAAATCAAGGAGTTTGGTGCAGTGTCAAAAGTAGATTTTTCTCCGCAGCCTCCATATAATTATGCTGTCACAGCTTCCTCAAGg attcATATTTATGGCCGGTACTCTCAAGAACCTATAAAAACCTTTTCCCGATTTAAAGACACGGCATACTGTGCTACTTTTCGTCAGGATGGTAGACTGCTTGTGGCTGGCAGTGAAGATGGTGGAGTTCAGCTGTTTGATATAAGTGGGAGAGCTCCCCTCAGGCAGTTTGAAGGTCATACTAA AGCAGTTCATACGGTCGATTTTACAGCTGACAAATACCATGTGGTCTCTGGGGCTGATGATTATACAGTTAAACTGTGGGATATTCCAAATTCCAAAGAAATTCTGACATTCAAAGAACATTCTGATTATGTGAGGTGTGGATGtgctagcaaactgaatccagatCTGTTTGTAACAG GGTCATACGATCATACTGTGAAGATGTTTGATTCACGAACAAACGAGAGTGTGATATCTGTTGAGCATGGGCAGCCAGTGGAAAGTGTCCTGCTTTTTCCCTCTGGAGGTCTTCTGGTGTCagcag gaGGCCGTTATGTTAAAATCTGGGACATGTTGAAAGGAGGACAGTTGCTAGTGTCTTTGAAAAATCATCATAAAACTGTGACGTGTTTATATCTGAGCAGCTCTGGACAGAGGTTACTTTCTGGGTCACTGGATAG gaAGGTGAAAGTATATAGTACAACTTCCTATAAAGTAGTCCACAGTTTTGATTATGCAGCATCAATTTTGAGTCTCGCACTTGCA CATGAAGATGAGACAATAGTTGTAGGAATGACCAATGGAATACTGAGTGTTAAACATCGGAAATCTGAAGCAAAGAAGGATTCTCTTCCCAGGAGAAGAAGGCCTGCATATCGAACttttattaagggaaaaaattacatgaaacaaCGG GACGACATTTTGATCAACAGGCCATCAAAGAAACACCTAGAATTGTATGACAGGGATCTGAAAAATTTCCGGGTCTCTAAGGCACTTGACAGAGTCCTTGAG CCCAGTTGTACAATAAAGACACCCGAGATTACAGTTTCCATCATAAAGGAGCTGAATCGAAGAGGAGTCCTTGCAAATGCCCTTGCAGGTCGGGATGAGAAGGAAATCAGTcgtgttcttaattttttgataCG GAATCTCTCTCAGCCAAGATTTGCCCCTGTTTTGATCAATGCTGCTGAAATAATTATTG acATCTATCTTCCTGTGATTGGTCAGTCACCTGTAGTTGATAAAAAGTTTTTGTTACTTCAAGGACTTGTAGAAAAAGAGATTGATTACCAAAGGGAACTACTAGAAACCTTGGGGATGATGGATATGCTTTTTGCTACTATGACAAGGAAAGAAAGCACTTCTGTGCTGCAGTGTACATCTGATGGATTTCTGGAGAACAAGAAGATGGAATCTTAG